Proteins found in one Plasmodium coatneyi strain Hackeri chromosome 10, complete sequence genomic segment:
- a CDS encoding SICA antigen, giving the protein MAPQKTSEFEQQHTKVEEEVEHTAGSGDPRTRRPRSAASKDFQTGGEYLITLKGDIVTVESVPDSGGSTCSKDFQERLNEITEKWFQIRDKDKTNQDDLNEFWNHIKQVLGKLADALGKEDEANNNLCDNITGKSGPLTDSEKTACNNIGKGLRGIYNIQLEASEKKNPVQNPNFEQTIGCLMLNLYAHEISSKCPIMGKTVKEAFTVHKDLHVEECKSGDNKCVQCVWDECANYTINGKENLRTKPLLLNGLDGIPGDDMEKYKGFCRIIIRNIILTTAVGKEFKDKNQTQKQGKGQAPCEKIVKGIPVCDLLKVWMWYMDLFCVPKAVIEQALRGVKQVRELMDKGGNYADCTYDAALKIPYTGQKNVVDEVYELFDTNMLHTNMEAITDKKWCADKGKGQKRRRIPEDLNPGRADQEKKDQLVSGDELEKLKGLITTIGEKLQDEKDEGPPREEDPPREEDVPEKKEEVPERKPPSEDTDQTGETEASEETDAHGTKDESKEKETQNKVEPTPPEDGNGDDPSSSGSSSSSSSSSSSSSSSDAGGAALGGGSSRGSISVTPKAEPLTDRKGIDPFLPYFPLAPATIGITVMSYLLWKYFGMLRKARKRYRRGPQIRGPTLEEQLLAHVDQPGPREYYIVKERKPRSMPKKRMKKQGVRRRMIIDIHLEVLDECQKGDLHSTKEDYFTILVQEFMGSKFIKEEKVPS; this is encoded by the exons atggctccACAGAAGACGAGTGAATTTGAACAACAACATACAAAGGTAGAGGAGGAAGTGGAACATACTGCTGGAAGTGGTGATCCTCGTACCCGTCGTCCACGTAGTGCAGCTAGCAAAGATTTTCAAACTGGGGGGGAATATTTAATAACTCTCAAAGGCGACATAGTGACAGTAGAGTCTGTTCCAG ATAGTGGTGGCAGCACCTGCAGTAAAGACTTCCAGGAACGCTTAAACGAAATAACAGAGAAGTGGTTTCAAATCAGGGATAAGGACAAAACAAATCAGGATGACTTG AATGAATTTTGGAATCACATCAAACAGGTGCTGGGGAAATTAGCTGATGCCTTAGGCAAAGAGGACGAAGCAAACAATAATCTATGCGACAATATTACGGGCAAAAGTGGTCCACTTACTGATAGCGAAAAGACGGCATGTAATAACATTGGTAAAGGGTTGAGGGGTATATACAATATTCAGCTTGAagcaagtgaaaaaaagaaccctGTTCAGAATCCAAATTTTGAGCAAACAATAGGTTGTCTCATGTTAAATTTATACGCTCACGAAATAAGCAGCAAGTGCCCTATCATGGGAAAAACTGTTAAAGAGGCCTTTACAGTCCACAAGGATCTTCACGTAGAGGAGTGCAAGAGTGGGGATAATAAATGTGTTCAATGTGTGTGGGACGAATGTGCAAATTATACTAttaatggaaaggaaaatctACGGACAAAA CCACTATTACTGAATG GTTTGGATGGAATTCCTGGCGACGATATGGAAAAGTATAAAGGCTTCTGTAGAATTATAATAAGGAATATAATATTGACGACAGCCGTTGGAAAAGAATTTAAAGACAAAAACCAGACTCAGAAGCAGGGGAAGGGTCAGGCTCCATGTGAAAAAATCGTAAAGGGAATTCCTGTATGTGACTTACTTAAAGTATGGATGTGGTATATGGACTTGTTCTGTGTACCGAAAGCAGTTATAGAACAGGCCCTTAGAGGTGTGAAACAGGTCAGGGAATTGATGGATAAAGGTGGGAACTATGCGGACTGTACTTATGATGCTGCACTTAAGATTCCTTATACGGGACAGAAGAATGTGGTAGATGAAGTGTATGAACTATTTGACACAAATATGTTGCATACTAATATGGAAGCAATAACTGACAAGAAATGGTGTGCCGATAAGGGTAAAGGgcaaaagaggagaaggatCCCTGAGGATTTGAACCCTGGACGGGCTGATcaggaaaagaaggatcaGCTGGTTAGTGGTGACGAAttagaaaaattgaagggTCTCATTACAACAATTGGAGAGAAACTGCAGGATGAGAAAGATGAAGGTCCTCCTCGAGAAGAAGATCCTCCTCgggaggaagatgttcctgagaagaaggaagaagtacctGAAAGGAAACCACCGTCGGAAGACACTGATCAAACAGGTGAAACAG AGGCCTCTGAGGAGACAGACGCACACGGAACAAAGGAcgaaagtaaagaaaaagaaacccAGAACAAAGTTGAACCAACTCCTCCTGAGGACGGCAACGGGGATGACCCATCCTCCAGCGGCAGCAgtagttcttcctcttctagcAGTAGCAGTTCCTCATCAAGTGATGCTGGAGGTGCTGCTCTTGGTGGAGGTAGTAGTCGTGGGTCAATTTCAGTAACACCCAAGGCTGAACCACTTACTGACAGGAAAGGAATcgatcccttccttccttatttcccTCTTGCTCCTGCCACCATTGGAATCACTGTTATGAGTTATctactttggaag tattttggaatgcttcgtaagGCAAGAAAACGTTATAGAAGAGGTCCTCAAATTCGTGGTCCAACAttggaagaacaactccttgctcatgtggaccaacctggtccacgtgaatattacattgttaaggaacgcaaacctcgttctatgcctaaaaaaaggatgaaaaaacagggcgttcgtcgccgcatgattattgatattcatttagaagtcttagacgaatgtcaaaaaggggatctgcattcgacgaaggaagattaTTTTACCATTCTTGTTCAAGAGTTTATGGGATCTaaattcataaaagaagaaaaggttccaagttga